The following proteins are encoded in a genomic region of Streptomyces gobiensis:
- the folP gene encoding dihydropteroate synthase, which produces MSATRDPIRTVTGLPTWDRCAVMGVVNVTPDSFSDGGRWFDTTAAVKRGLDLVTEGADLVDVGGESTRPGATRVDESEELRRVIPVVRGLAGEGVVVSVDTMRASVAEQAVAAGARLVNDVSGGRADPRMAPVVAGAGAPYVVMHWRGQSLGMNRLAVYSDVVTEVIDELRASLEQAVEGGIALDRIIIDPGLGFAKQAEHDLALVAALGRLRRELARPMLVAASRKRFLGRVLAADAADPAAPPPPARERDAATAAVSALAAREGAWAVRVHEVRASADAVRVARAIERAEGAV; this is translated from the coding sequence GAACGTCACGCCCGACTCCTTCTCGGACGGCGGCCGGTGGTTCGACACCACCGCCGCGGTCAAGCGCGGCCTGGACCTGGTCACCGAGGGCGCCGACCTGGTTGACGTCGGCGGGGAGTCCACCCGCCCCGGCGCCACCCGGGTGGACGAGTCGGAGGAGCTGCGCCGGGTGATCCCCGTCGTCCGGGGCCTCGCGGGCGAGGGCGTCGTGGTCAGCGTGGACACCATGCGGGCGTCCGTCGCCGAGCAGGCCGTCGCCGCCGGGGCCCGCCTGGTCAATGACGTCAGCGGCGGCCGCGCGGACCCCCGCATGGCGCCGGTGGTCGCCGGGGCCGGGGCGCCGTATGTGGTGATGCACTGGCGCGGCCAGTCCCTGGGAATGAACAGGCTGGCGGTCTACAGCGATGTCGTCACCGAGGTGATCGATGAGCTGCGGGCCAGCCTGGAGCAGGCCGTCGAGGGCGGTATCGCACTGGACCGGATCATCATCGACCCGGGCCTTGGCTTCGCCAAGCAGGCCGAGCACGACCTGGCCCTGGTGGCCGCGCTGGGGCGGCTGCGCCGCGAGCTGGCGCGGCCCATGCTGGTGGCCGCTTCCCGGAAGCGGTTCCTGGGCCGGGTGCTGGCGGCGGACGCGGCAGACCCGGCCGCCCCTCCGCCGCCCGCCCGGGAGCGGGACGCGGCCACGGCGGCGGTCTCAGCGCTGGCCGCCCGGGAGGGCGCCTGGGCGGTACGGGTGCACGAGGTGCGGGCGAGCGCCGACGCCGTACGCGTCGCACGGGCCATCGAGCGCGCAGAAGGAGCCGTGTGA
- a CDS encoding nuclear transport factor 2 family protein — protein sequence MSTGGTHTDIEAVEAANTALYEALEHGDLDAMAERWLDGDISVVHPGWPVLTGRGEVMRSYALIMAATEYIQFFLTDVEVSVRGDTALVTCTENILSGGPAEADGSAGPLVGGLVVATNTFRRTTGGEWKVWSHHGSPVLVEQEEEEDQEGPEGPVGGEDIL from the coding sequence GTGAGCACCGGCGGCACCCACACCGACATCGAAGCGGTCGAGGCCGCGAACACAGCGCTGTATGAGGCCTTGGAGCACGGCGACCTCGACGCCATGGCCGAGCGGTGGCTGGACGGCGACATCAGCGTGGTCCACCCGGGCTGGCCGGTGCTGACGGGCCGCGGCGAGGTGATGCGCTCGTATGCGCTGATCATGGCGGCCACCGAGTACATCCAGTTCTTCCTGACGGATGTCGAGGTGTCGGTGCGGGGCGACACCGCGCTGGTGACCTGTACGGAGAACATCCTCAGTGGCGGCCCGGCGGAGGCGGACGGTTCAGCGGGTCCGCTGGTGGGCGGGCTGGTGGTGGCCACGAATACCTTCCGGCGGACGACGGGGGGCGAGTGGAAGGTGTGGTCGCACCATGGCTCGCCCGTACTCGTCGAGCAGGAGGAGGAAGAGGACCAGGAAGGCCCGGAGGGCCCGGTGGGCGGGGAAGACATTCTCTGA
- the folB gene encoding dihydroneopterin aldolase, giving the protein MDHVALRGLRARGHHGVFAREREEGQTFIVDVELAVDTRPAAAGDDLSKTVHYGVVAEEVVAIVEGEPVELIETLAQRIADQCLKHQAVREVQVVVHKPDAPITVPFDDVTITIKRSRS; this is encoded by the coding sequence GTGGACCACGTCGCTCTGCGCGGCCTGAGAGCCCGGGGGCATCACGGGGTTTTCGCGCGGGAACGGGAAGAAGGACAGACCTTCATCGTGGATGTGGAGCTGGCCGTGGACACCCGCCCCGCGGCGGCCGGGGACGACCTCAGCAAGACGGTGCACTACGGCGTCGTCGCCGAGGAGGTCGTGGCCATCGTCGAGGGCGAGCCGGTTGAGCTCATCGAAACCCTCGCCCAGCGGATCGCCGATCAATGCCTGAAGCACCAGGCGGTGCGGGAGGTCCAGGTGGTCGTCCACAAGCCGGACGCCCCGATCACCGTGCCTTTTGACGACGTGACCATCACTATCAAGCGGAGCCGATCATGA
- the folK gene encoding 2-amino-4-hydroxy-6-hydroxymethyldihydropteridine diphosphokinase, with amino-acid sequence MTPNSDPTVQPVPASVVQQVDDADTTLSNPKHAVLSLGSNLGNRLETLQGAIDALEDTPGVRVKAVSPVYETEPWGVEPGSQPTYFNAVVLIRTTLPPASLLERGQAIEEAFERVRDERWGPRTIDVDIVSYQDVVSDDPQLTLPHPRAHERAFVLVPWHDVDPSAEVPGQGKVTELLAAVGQEGVAARGDLELVVPE; translated from the coding sequence ATGACGCCGAACAGTGACCCGACAGTGCAGCCGGTGCCCGCTTCGGTGGTGCAGCAGGTCGACGACGCCGATACGACGCTGAGCAACCCGAAACACGCCGTGCTCTCCCTCGGCAGCAACCTCGGCAACCGGCTGGAGACGCTGCAGGGCGCCATCGACGCGCTGGAGGACACCCCCGGGGTACGGGTGAAGGCGGTCTCGCCCGTCTACGAGACCGAGCCCTGGGGTGTCGAGCCGGGCTCCCAGCCCACGTATTTCAACGCCGTGGTGCTCATCAGGACCACCCTGCCGCCCGCCTCGCTGCTGGAGCGCGGTCAGGCCATCGAGGAGGCCTTCGAACGGGTACGGGACGAGCGCTGGGGCCCGCGGACCATCGATGTGGACATCGTGTCCTACCAGGATGTCGTCTCCGATGATCCGCAGCTGACCCTGCCGCACCCCCGCGCGCATGAGCGGGCCTTCGTGCTGGTGCCATGGCACGATGTGGACCCGTCCGCCGAGGTGCCGGGCCAGGGCAAGGTCACTGAGCTGCTGGCGGCCGTGGGCCAGGAGGGCGTGGCCGCCCGCGGTGACCTGGAACTCGTCGTACCTGAATAG
- a CDS encoding DUF3180 domain-containing protein: MRELRIGTLAALFVIAGVLSWAGARLWDAIGSLPAVPVAAPIVLAVIAMVLLGTALSIRSRLRAQRDREPGAKGVEPMMAARAVVLGQASALVAALIAGMYGGTGVFLLTSGLAEVPARRDQAIYAGLSVLAAFAVIATAMWLERICRLPEEPDDDQGPQGATA; encoded by the coding sequence GTGAGAGAACTTCGCATCGGGACACTCGCCGCGCTCTTCGTCATCGCCGGGGTGCTGTCCTGGGCGGGCGCCCGGCTGTGGGACGCGATCGGCAGCCTGCCGGCGGTCCCCGTCGCGGCCCCCATCGTGCTGGCCGTCATCGCGATGGTCCTGCTGGGGACGGCTCTCTCCATCCGCTCCCGGCTGCGCGCCCAGCGTGACCGGGAGCCCGGCGCCAAGGGCGTGGAGCCGATGATGGCGGCCCGCGCCGTGGTGCTCGGCCAGGCCAGTGCCCTGGTCGCCGCCCTGATCGCCGGAATGTACGGCGGCACCGGTGTCTTTCTGCTGACCTCAGGGCTCGCCGAGGTCCCCGCCCGCCGCGATCAGGCCATCTACGCGGGCCTGTCCGTCCTCGCCGCCTTCGCCGTGATCGCTACGGCGATGTGGCTGGAGCGGATCTGCCGCCTCCCCGAGGAGCCCGACGATGACCAGGGCCCACAGGGGGCAACGGCCTGA
- the folE gene encoding GTP cyclohydrolase I FolE, giving the protein MIDPVRLDGEGEIGEFDEKRAENAIRELLIAVGEDPDREGLRETPARVARAYKEIFAGLWQKPEDVLTTTFDLGHDELVLVKEIEVLSQCEHHLVPFVGYAHIGYIPSSSGKITGLSKLARLVDVFARRPQVQERLTTQIADSMMRLLEARGVIVVIECEHMCMTMRGVRKPGAKTLTSAVRGQLRDAATRAEAMSLIMAR; this is encoded by the coding sequence ATGATCGACCCGGTGAGGCTTGACGGCGAGGGCGAGATCGGCGAGTTCGATGAGAAACGGGCCGAGAACGCCATTCGTGAGCTGCTCATCGCGGTCGGTGAGGATCCGGACCGCGAGGGTCTCCGCGAGACCCCGGCGCGGGTCGCGCGGGCCTACAAGGAGATATTCGCGGGCCTGTGGCAGAAGCCCGAGGACGTGCTGACGACCACGTTCGACCTGGGCCATGACGAGCTGGTGCTGGTGAAGGAGATCGAGGTCCTCAGCCAGTGCGAGCACCACTTGGTGCCCTTCGTGGGGTATGCCCACATCGGTTACATTCCATCGAGCAGCGGCAAGATCACGGGCCTGTCCAAGCTCGCCCGCCTGGTGGATGTCTTCGCCCGCCGCCCCCAGGTCCAGGAGCGGCTGACCACACAGATCGCCGATTCGATGATGCGCCTGCTGGAGGCGCGCGGCGTGATCGTCGTCATCGAGTGCGAGCACATGTGCATGACGATGCGGGGCGTCCGCAAGCCCGGTGCCAAAACCCTCACCTCCGCTGTGCGCGGCCAGCTACGGGACGCCGCCACCCGTGCCGAGGCGATGAGCCTGATAATGGCTCGCTGA